In one Nicotiana sylvestris chromosome 8, ASM39365v2, whole genome shotgun sequence genomic region, the following are encoded:
- the LOC104241262 gene encoding protein LURP-one-related 4-like — protein MGKIHPENISSPFSSPSSCSSPYVTSIRETFTIWMKSLVFHGNGCTVYNSKGELVFRVDNYQEKCSSEVFLMDLNGQVLFSIKKEKLRVFGRWNGYLCGGFKGRPWFQVRKNCTFSRGNVICNVNLGYEKSIESCYKIQKLDRKSSFKVTNSAGEVVAELKQKQSTRGFAYGDDVLTLEVEPHVDQSLIVALVTVCGLISRKL, from the exons ATGGGAAAAATACATCCAGAAAATATATCTTCACctttttcttctccttcttcttgttcttctCCTTATGTTACATCTATAAGAGAAACTTTTACCATATGGATGAAATCACTAGTTTTTCATGGGAATGGTTGTACTGTTTATAATTCCAAAGGTGAACTTGTTTTTAGAGTTGATAATTATCAAGAAAAATGTAGTAGTGAAGTATTTCTTATGGATCTCAATGGACAAGTTCTCTTCTCCATTAAAAAAGAg AAATTAAGAGTTTTTGGGCGTTGGAATGGATATTTATGTGGTGGATTTAAAGGGAGGCCATGGTTTCAAGTAAGAAAGAATTGCACATTTTCAAGAGGAAATGTTATATGTAATGTGAATTTGGGATATGAAAAATCCATTGAGAGTTGCTACAAGATTCAAAAATTGGACAGAAAATCTTCATTTAAAGTTACAAATAGTGCTGGCGAAGTTGTTGCTGAG TTAAAACAAAAGCAATCAACAAGAGGATTTGCATATGGAGATGATGTGCTAACTCTAGAAGTGGAACCCCATGTAGATCAGTCGCTAATTGTTGCATTAGTGACAGTTTGCGGATTAATTAGTCGCAAATTATGA